In one window of Nodosilinea sp. PGN35 DNA:
- the hpsE gene encoding hormogonium polysaccharide biosynthesis glycosyltransferase HpsE, producing the protein MAESSWAAPLAGVGDLPSRPLPVPHGQQRPAPARRSLPSYTQQLLRRLRLKLANAAPGKETLDLSVVICTYNGEHRLPKVLDCLLAQLGTEHLAWEVVVVDNNSTDGTAQVVKAYQQRWPQDIPLRYAFEARQGAGYARQQAIHIARSPLVGFLDDDNHPALGWVVAAHRFGQVHPQAGAYGSRIRGDFETAPPPNFERIGAMLALTERGPAPLRYAPEQKVLPPAAGLVVRRQAWLSSVPEQLTLADAIGFRAAGEDLEVVLHMQRQGWEVWYNPAMRMQHEIPASRFERDYLLRMFRSIGLSRHRTRMLSVPLWQRPLMAPAYLANDMRKILRHLVKHQGEVVSDTVTACEMTLYLYSLLSPFYITQRLWRQRWARRICKF; encoded by the coding sequence ATGGCTGAGTCTTCTTGGGCAGCGCCCCTGGCTGGGGTAGGTGATTTGCCATCTAGGCCATTGCCTGTCCCCCATGGTCAGCAGCGCCCGGCCCCAGCTAGGCGATCGCTGCCCAGCTACACCCAGCAGTTGCTGCGGCGACTGCGGCTTAAGCTGGCCAATGCGGCCCCCGGCAAAGAAACCCTCGACCTGTCGGTGGTGATCTGCACCTACAACGGCGAGCACCGCCTGCCCAAGGTGCTCGACTGTCTGCTGGCCCAGCTCGGTACCGAGCACCTGGCCTGGGAAGTGGTCGTGGTAGACAACAACAGTACCGACGGTACGGCCCAGGTGGTCAAAGCCTATCAGCAGCGGTGGCCCCAAGACATTCCCCTGCGCTACGCCTTTGAGGCGCGCCAGGGAGCCGGTTATGCCCGCCAGCAGGCCATCCATATCGCTCGCAGCCCCCTGGTGGGATTTTTAGACGACGACAATCACCCCGCCCTGGGATGGGTGGTCGCCGCCCATCGGTTTGGCCAGGTTCACCCCCAGGCGGGAGCCTACGGCAGCCGCATTCGGGGTGATTTTGAAACCGCGCCGCCGCCCAACTTTGAGCGCATTGGTGCGATGCTGGCCCTGACCGAGCGTGGGCCTGCGCCCCTGCGCTACGCCCCCGAGCAGAAGGTGTTGCCGCCAGCGGCGGGGCTGGTGGTGCGGCGGCAGGCCTGGCTGAGCAGTGTGCCCGAGCAGCTCACCCTGGCCGATGCCATTGGCTTTCGCGCCGCCGGCGAAGATCTCGAAGTGGTGCTTCACATGCAGCGTCAGGGTTGGGAGGTGTGGTACAACCCGGCCATGCGGATGCAGCACGAAATTCCGGCCAGTCGATTTGAGCGCGACTACCTGCTGCGGATGTTTCGCAGCATTGGCCTCAGCCGCCACCGCACCCGCATGCTGAGCGTGCCCCTGTGGCAGCGCCCGCTGATGGCCCCCGCCTACCTGGCCAACGATATGCGCAAGATTTTGCGCCATCTCGTCAAGCACCAGGGCGAGGTGGTCAGCGACACCGTGACCGCCTGTGAGATGACCCTGTACCTCTATAGTCTGCTCAGCCCTTTTTATATCACCCAGCGGCTGTGGCGGCAGCGGTGGGCGCGGAGAATTTGTAAGTTTTGA